The Ptychodera flava strain L36383 chromosome 16, AS_Pfla_20210202, whole genome shotgun sequence region GCACTTTTCAAAACGACCTACGTTGTAAGGCGAAGGTGACGGCCAATAGTTGGATGGCCAAGTCATGTTGCTCACTACTGCTTTTCCAGGGCACGTTCCGCGATCCAGACAGCGTCGACAGCGCCCCCTCTCTCCGAAGAAATGCTCATTGCAGGTACATTGGTGATAATCATAGTAATTGGGATCCATATCAACAAAGCACTCGGCCGTGTTTCGTTTGACTAGACTAACACTGGGGCAGGAAAAGTTCCCACTTTTTGCATTTACCATATTGTTCTCATCAATTGTAAACAGTCCACTGTCTAAACGACCGGAATGACTTCGCATTTTAGCGTTATTACGAATATTCAAGTATCGTAAAGCAGACATAATGACGTACGTTGAAGGGAGCTCACCGCGAAGATTGTTGTTCGACAAGTCGAAGTTTGTCAAGAATGGCATGTCCCTGGTTGTCAGTGGTATCCTACCGCTAAGTCTGTTGTGACTCAGATCAATTGAATTCATGTATACGAAGTTGTAGAGTGCCCGGTCAAGATGGCCCTTCAGACCGGTATCCGATAAATTCAACCAGGCAAGTTGACTGCAAGCTTGAATGAAAGTGCAAACGTCGGAAAACGTAGCATTGAGTGGATTTTGTGAAAGGTCAAGATAGCGGAGTGTTTCATATTCAAATGCTTTAGAGGGTAAAGATGTGATTTGGTTACCCTTCAGAGAAAAACtgctcaaattttgtaaaacagtgaAGTTTTCTGGAATTTTGCCATGTATGGCATTGAACGACATGTCAAAAAGTGTGAGATTTTTCAAGTACCCGACGGACTCTGGAAGTATGCCTGTCACATCTGGAAGTATGCCTGTCACATTGTTATTGGCCATCATTATCGCTGCTAGGATTGggtaattttcaccaaaatttgccGGCAGTTCTCCATACAGACCCATCTGCGACATGTGTAACCATTGAATTGCCTTTAACTCGAGTAATGATTCTGGATATCGACTTTTCATCTTTGTgtattcaaaatcaagaaatcgTAAATGTGGTTTATTTTCGCCAAGGCATTCAGGGATGGCACCTGTTATGGCCGTCTCGCCAACACTGAGAACCGTCAGGTTAGTCTTATCACAGAGCTCAATCGGTAGATCACCCGTGATGTTTGGGTTCAAACTGAGTTGCACAAAATGCAGAGGCATGTTTCTGATCAGCGCGCCCTCTAGAAATCCTGAGAAGTTGTTGAAAGAGATGGTCAAGTTTTGTAAGTTCGTCATGTTTGGCTTCAAGAAGTCAATCAGATTTCCCTTGAGGCGGTTTGAATTCACATTCAAGCAGTCTAAATATTCCAACCTGGATACGTCTGGGaggtgaccagtcatattgttCACATACAATAAAATCTTCGATACAAATCCTTGCTGGTTACAGCATATACCGTACCATTGACAATGATCCGTACCGTTAACAAGCCACA contains the following coding sequences:
- the LOC139114967 gene encoding putative leucine-rich repeat-containing protein DDB_G0281931, coding for MCYKHLKFIGVTDRTMLEAKIFCYLLVLVYRLTAVCTESYNGETSSYDVKTLTLTETTDSILENSSPMPCNDSKKNVYGTCYCGPWSGKGDGSRDLERKVLDQIYHATNGDHWNNYSLWLVNGTDHCQWYGICCNQQGFVSKILLYVNNMTGHLPDVSRLEYLDCLNVNSNRLKGNLIDFLKPNMTNLQNLTISFNNFSGFLEGALIRNMPLHFVQLSLNPNITGDLPIELCDKTNLTVLSVGETAITGAIPECLGENKPHLRFLDFEYTKMKSRYPESLLELKAIQWLHMSQMGLYGELPANFGENYPILAAIMMANNNVTGILPDVTGILPESVGYLKNLTLFDMSFNAIHGKIPENFTVLQNLSSFSLKGNQITSLPSKAFEYETLRYLDLSQNPLNATFSDVCTFIQACSQLAWLNLSDTGLKGHLDRALYNFVYMNSIDLSHNRLSGRIPLTTRDMPFLTNFDLSNNNLRGELPSTYVIMSALRYLNIRNNAKMRSHSGRLDSGLFTIDENNMVNAKSGNFSCPSVSLVKRNTAECFVDMDPNYYDYHQCTCNEHFFGERGRCRRCLDRGTCPGKAVVSNMTWPSNYWPSPSPYNVGRFEKCSVSEAEDPVCNVNGTCQCHLHIDEYKNEENIVCDEACICKSYHAGRLCSQCASEKYYQDSKHTCRPCHQDAYKVLTGISSMTVFCIIIAWLSDRLPCFKTRAKREELERVLDYNPKQERKPKKTRKKPAVARPCSVRRFYGKPGLQNLRRRKIYPKQLRDNRRTRLASKRDQDEAASIVNECDSRYSV